In Micromonospora ferruginea, the sequence GACCGCCCGGGGAGTCCGGCCGGCGGTGCGGGCTCGACCGGCCCGGGGCGCCGGCGGCGCGCTACCGGCCCGACCGGTCCGGGACGGGCGTCCGGCGACCGGCCCGAGGGGCGCCCACCCGCGCTGTCCGCCCGTCGCCGGCTGCTGCTCTGGGCCGGTGCGGCGGTGTTGGCGCTGGTCGTGCTCACCGGCGGGATCGTGGCGGCGGTCGGGGGCGGTGGGCGCGACGACGTGGTGCTGACCGCGACCGGGGAGGCGCCCGGCGCGGGCGCGAGCCTGTCCGTGTCGATCACCACCCACGAGGGTCAGGGCTCCACCATCCGGATCACCGCGACCGGGCTGCGGCCGGGGCTGCGCTACCGGCTGTTCGCGGTGACCCGCGACGGGGTCAGCCACCCGGTGCGGGACTGGACCGCGTCGAACGGGCCGCAGGAGGTGACCGGCGAGCTGTCGCCCCCGGTCGACCAGCTCTCCTTCGTCGGCGTGGGCCTGACCGACGGCACCTCCGTGGTCACCGCGCCCATCTCCCGCTGAGGCGGCTCCGGCGTCGGCGGACTCCTCGATCCGTGCCACTTTCCGGTGAACCGGAGGACCTTCCTCGTCGTCGTGTGGGCGTGCGCCAGCCGCGCACGTCGGGGGACGCGACGCGTCCCCGCCAGGCCGAGGGAGGGCTAGATGGCTGTGAGGACCGGATCGTCACGGACGGGGACCGAGGTGTTAACCGGGGGCCCCGCCACCTCCGGAGGCGTTAACCGGGGGCCCCTCCTTGCGTTTCTCGCGGTGGTGCTGGTGGCGGTGGGGCTGGTCGTGCCGGGTGGGGCGGCTGCCGCTGCCGCCGGGGCGCGGCTGACCTTCGTCAACGCCACCGCGGAGACGCTTTGGGTCGGCGCGGGGGAGAGCGGCGACGGTTCCCGGCCGATCGCCGGCCTGCCCGTGCTCCGTCCCGGTGAGCGGAGCACGATCGTCGTGCCGGACGACGGCGACCCGCGTCACTGGCGGGGTCGGTTCTTCGCCCGCCAGCGGTGCGACGGCGACCCGAACGGCGGGTTCCGCTGCCTCGTCGGCGACTGCGGCGCGTACGCCGACCGGTGTGAGCGGGGCGCGGAGCCGGTGAGCCTGGCCGAGTTCAACTTCGACCGGAACGACCCGGCGGCGCCCTGGTACAACGTCAGCTACGTCGACGCGGTGTCCACCACGATCACCATCGACGCGCCGGGCGCGCCCCGCCCGGAGAAGGCGGGTAGCTGCGCGCGGTGGGACTGCTCCGCCGGGCAGATGCTGGCGGCCTGCCCGGAGGCGCACGCGGTGCGCGACCCGGCCCGGGGCGACCGGATCAACTGCGTCAACCCGAACCGGGACGCGGAGAGCGCCTACACCGCCGCGTTGCTCCCGTTCGGCCCCCGCGCCTACCTGTGGTCCACCCACGACCGGGTTGCCGGCAACGAGACGGTCTACAACTGCCCCG encodes:
- a CDS encoding ricin-type beta-trefoil lectin domain protein, encoding MVLVAVGLVVPGGAAAAAAGARLTFVNATAETLWVGAGESGDGSRPIAGLPVLRPGERSTIVVPDDGDPRHWRGRFFARQRCDGDPNGGFRCLVGDCGAYADRCERGAEPVSLAEFNFDRNDPAAPWYNVSYVDAVSTTITIDAPGAPRPEKAGSCARWDCSAGQMLAACPEAHAVRDPARGDRINCVNPNRDAESAYTAALLPFGPRAYLWSTHDRVAGNETVYNCPGCGEVVVTFRNGGAPSAPPAERKTVTSGGGFALRGFADKCVDVPNGESADGVRLQLWRCNGSPAQRFTRGAGDTLKVLDKCMDVAWASRDNAAKVQLAWCTGGPAQVWVAEGGLLRNPHSGKCLDVRDWNSDDGAPLQIWECAASQSNQNWRQAR
- a CDS encoding zf-HC2 domain-containing protein encodes the protein MRTGGEHPTSEHEALALYLLGALDETERVAFEAHLAGCGECLSAAGDLGGVTSGLGGLGAADWDEFALPPASVLPPAVSGPAVVRADAPASERADVSRTDVGDAAARGPAGRRSDRPGSPAGGAGSTGPGRRRRATGPTGPGRASGDRPEGRPPALSARRRLLLWAGAAVLALVVLTGGIVAAVGGGGRDDVVLTATGEAPGAGASLSVSITTHEGQGSTIRITATGLRPGLRYRLFAVTRDGVSHPVRDWTASNGPQEVTGELSPPVDQLSFVGVGLTDGTSVVTAPISR